Genomic segment of Bacteroidota bacterium:
TTTTTATAATGCCTATCTCCCTGAGATTGCTCCGGCAGAAGACCAGGACCGCGTAAGTGCGAAAGGATTTTCCATGGGATACATCGGAAGTTCGCTGCTGCTCATTCTCATTCTTGTTCTCGCCGTTTTCACGCATGTTATTCCGCAAGTGAAATATACTTTTCTTCTCGTAGGCATCTGGTGGATCGGTTTTGCGCAGATCACTTTCCGTCGCTTGCCGAAATCAAAAAGAGAAAACGAGGCTTCCAGGCGTGGAAATATTGTGACGAAAGGTTACAAAGAACTCATGATCGTATTCCGCGATATTCTCACGCGAAAACAATTGCGCAGATTTCTCGGATCGTATTTCATGTACAACATGGGTGTGCAAACCGTAATGATCATGGCGGTTCTCTTCGCAACGAAAGCGATCGACTGGCAATCATCCGGAGATATTGAAAATGCAATTAAGCAGGTGCAAACCGATCCGAAAAATATTTTTACCGGCGGTTATGAAAAAATTGACACGAAAGATATTCACGGTGATGTTCTTGCCCTGATCAAATTGAACAGAAAATTGCCCGACACACTTTCTCCTGCTTCCGAAAAAACTGCGATAATAACCAACATCGGCCGGTTGCAATCTGATATTGACAAAGACGGTAAAGGCACCGGCGATCTTCGTCTGTCGGAAGGATACAAGGATTATCTCTACGAAATTTATGATGGTACTGAGAATCTCGCCGACAGTCATAAAACACAAAGTCTCATTATTTCCATCTTGCTCATCCAGTTTCTCGGAATTGCCGGCGCCGTCATCATGTCGAGATTATCGCGCGTGGTCGGGAATTTGAAAACAATTGGTTTTGTAATTCTCCTCTGGATCATTATCTGTTTCTGCACCTGGAAATTTGTTTACACACCAATGGGATTTTATGTTATCGCAGCAAGCGTTGGACTCGTGATGGGAGGAATTCAATCCATGTCTCGCTCCACTTATTCCAAAATGCTTCCCGAAACAGAGGACAACGCTTCCTATTTCAGTTTCTTCGATGTAAGTGAAAAAATAGGACTCGCAATCGGAACAACTACTTTCGGTTTGATCGAAGGCGTAACCGGCGGAATAAGAAATTCTGTTTTGTCCATTGTGGTGACTTTTGTTCTCGGATTTTTACTTTTACTTCGTGTTCCGAAATCAGCAGCGGTGAGATAGAATTGAAAATTCAAAATCAAAATTCTAAAATCAAAATTCCTCCCTCCCATCTCCATTCTAAATGATAGTCGATCTTTTTATTCCTTGTTTTGTTGATCAGCTTTTTCCCGACACCGCGCTGAACATGGTGAAAGTTTTAGAGCGCGTGGGCTGTGGTGTGAATTATGATCATGAACAAACCTGTTGCGGACAACCGGCGCATAACGCAGGTTACTGGGATCATTGCAAAGAAGTGGGAGAAAAATTCATTAAAGAATTTCAGAACGACCGTTATATTGTTTCTCCTTCTGCAACTTGCACAGGTTTCGTGAAAAATCATTACGGCGATCTTTTTCAGAATTCTGTTCTTCATAATCAGTGCAGACAGGTGCAGAAGAACATATTTGAATTTTCTGATTTTCTCGTGAATGTTTTAAAGATAACCGATCTCGGTGCGAAGATGGAAGGCGTTGCAGTCTATCATGATTCCTGCAGCGCATTGCGCGAATATGCGCACGCGAATGATGCCCGTCTGGGCGGCGCATCCCCGTCCGTCCCCCGTCCGAATGGCTTGTCCGAGCCGGCAGGTGCGCAGGGAATTCATCGCGAGCCACGTTTGTTGCTTTCGAAAGTCCGCGGGCTCGAATTGCGGGAGATGAATCAGTGGGATGTGTGTTGCGGTTTCGGCGGAATGTTCTCCACCAAATATGAGAATCTCGCAAGCGGAATGGCACAGCAAAAATTGAAACATGCGGAAGAAGCCGGAGCAGAACTTATTATTTCCACCGATCTCAGTTGCCTGTTGCATCTCGATGGCCTCATCAAAAAACAGAATAAACAAATGAAACTGATGCACCTCGTGGATGTGCTCGTGCAGGGATGGGAATGAAATTTTAGATTTTTGAATTTGGATTGTACATTCCGGAAAACCGGGGAAACCTGTTTTTTGATTAATTTGCTCTGCTCATGCGCAACGTTTTTCACTTTGCTCTCTTCAGGTTTTTATTCCGCATAATATTTTACCTGCCGATAAATTCATTGACAAAAATCTTCACTAATTTTATTTCCATGAAAAAATTCATCTCTGCACTTTCACTTTTCACCGTCATTTTCTTTTCATTTCTTTCCTGCTCGCAACCGCAAGAAAAGAAAACGGCTTCGCTTCCACCGGTCATTCCCGACAGTCTTTTCCGAATGAAAAATATGCCGAACACCATGCCCATGTTTAATTTCTGGTACGATCCCGATGATAATTATTCCTGCTACCAGGATTCAACTAAAAAAATAAAATTCGTTCGTCTCGATTCGGCGCAGAAGGAAAAATATCTTCTGCCGGTGATGGGCGATGTGGATAAACATTATGTGATCTCTTATGTAGATGCTTATTTTATTTCGAAACAGGATACCATGAATGGATTCACACCCATCATCATCAAAGCTTCCGGCGATGATTATGATGAAATGATGATGTTACTGCTTGATAAAAAAGGAAACGTCGCTTCCAAACTTTCGCTTAGCGGTGGTGAATGCGGTGGCCCCGATGAGATCGGCGATTCACTGATGCTGAATTGCCCCTATCTTTTTTCCACGATGAAGAACGGAGAAGTTGATTCCTACGTGCTGCACGTGTACGATCGCGAAAGCAAAGACAATATCACGCGCCCTTCGATTATAGATTCAGTGACATTCATTTCGAAGATCACCGGCGACGGAAAATTCGAGACTAAGAAAAAAGACAGCACACGTTACGAGCGGGTTTATAAATGGCAAAACGATTAAAAACAAAATGTTCCGCAGAGCTGCAGAACATTTTGATGTAGGGACACGAGGGGTTTTGTGAATGGGGTTTTCGGTGTGTCCGTGCTTGCCGCCCGAAAATTTTAAGTTCGTTTTCTGATTAAATTTAACGAAGATTGTTGCACGAAGTTTTTGTGGATTAGGGAATGGCAGAAATTACGAGCCAAAGGCAATAAACGGGCTTTTTTGTTCATTTTTCACCGGCCTTAAATCGCATTTGCTCATACTCACCCGCTTTTATTTCAACACCGAATTTCTCAAAATCATAAACCAGGTCGTGAACAAGATTCCGGTCGGGAAGGATCTTCACTTCATGTTTTTCAATGATCCATTTTGTACCAAGCTGGCGGATCTCCTCGAACGATTCCATACTGTCTATCCGGAAAAAGGATCTGCCGTTGAGATATTTTCTGTAAACAGGAAATTTTATTTCGGGAACCGGCATAAAAATAAAAGTTGAATGAAAAAAGAAAATTTCCCCGTTACAATGTGATCGATGTTGAGAGGTCTGAATTAGCTTTGTCTTGCTTCTTCAAATGTACAGTTTATCGGATGGAAAGTTTTCTTGATAAGGTCGCAGAATATATTCTCAGGATCAGCAACGGAGATCCGGGAAATACCTGCGTGGTTACTACTAACCGCCGTGCGGGACTTTTCCTTGGAAAAAAAATTGCTTCGAAAATAAAAGAGCCCGTATGGTCGCCCGACATTTATGCGATCGAAGATCTCGTTTGGGAATTATCGGGAATGAAAAAAGCAGATCTTGCCGAACAGCTTTTTATTCTCTACGGAGTTTATCGTGATTCGGAAAAAGAAAAAGCAGAGTCGTTCGATCTTTTCTGCAAATGGGCGCCTTCCCTCCTTTCCGATTTCAACGAATGTGATGCCCATCTTGCCGATACAAAAAAACTTTTCGGAAATCTTTCCGACATAAGGAATATTGAGAACTGGAGTCTCGGACAAACGGAACTCACCGATTTTCAAAAACAATATGTGCATTTCTGGGCTTCCATCGGGAAATGGTATGGCGGATTCAGGAATGCGCTGGAAAAAAAGAAACTTGCAAATACCGGGCTTGCCTCGCGTTATGTAGCAGAAAATATTTCTTCGCTCATTCCCGGAGACAAATGGAAAAAAATAATTTTCACCGGGTTCAATGCGCTAACGCCTGCGGAAGAAAAAATGATCACCGTTCTGCGCGGTGCCGGCCTTGCAGAAATTCTCTGGGATGCCGATCGTTATTACCTCGAAGATAAAACACAGGAAGCGGGAAAATTTCTGCGCGATCACCGGAAAAATCTTTTTGCAGCAAAGAACGGGCAACCGCAGGATTTCATTCACGTGGAAGACCATTTATCATCGTCAGAAAAAAAAATTACGGTGGCGGGCGTTGCGCGGAATGTATCGCAGGCAAAAGCGGCGGCGTGGTTCATTGACCAGGTGCCGGAAAATATCCGTTACTCGCCGGAGACCGCGATCGTTCTCGCCGACGAGAATCTTCTTCTTCCATTGCTTAATAATATTCCGGGCCATGGCCCCATCAATATCACCATGGGATTTCCATTCAGGAATATGCCGGTTGCGGGTTTTGTGAATGCCATTTTCCGCCTGCACGAAAATGCGGACCGGTTCAATATTCATTCCCGCGAAGGAGAATTAAAATTTTATCACGCAGACCTCGAACGCATTTTCCGTCATCCTTATTTCCGTTCGCTGTGCGCCAATAAAAATATTCCGTCGGAACTTACTTCTTTTCTCACGCGAAGTAATTCCGTCTTCTGTACGCGTTCTTCTCTGGAAGAAGTTTTACAGAAAAAAAATATTTCTTCCGGTGTTCCGGAACTTTTCCTGCACACCTGGAAAAATGTGCAGGAAGCGATTTTCGCTTTTCTCCGCATCATTTCGGAACTGCGCGTTGCTTTTGCAGGGGAAGAAGAGAACAAACACGTGGAACTGGAAAATATTTTTCTGCTCTGGCAATTATTGCACCGGGTGCAAACACTTTTTTCTTCTTACACGATGGGGCAGGATACAAAAGTTTTTCGCGCTGTGCTCGAACAGCAGATTGCCGCGGCGAGTCTTCCTTTCTATGGCGAGCCGCTGGAAGGGCTCCAGGTCATGGGATTTCTTGAAACAAGAACGCTGGATTTCAAAAATGTGGTTTTACTTTCCGCGAATGAGAATATTCTTCCTGCTGCAAAGAATAATTCCACTTTCATTATTTACGAATTGAGAAAAGCATTCGGCCTTCCCACTTTCCACGACCGCGATGCCGTGACCGCTTATAATTTTTACCGGCTCCTGCAGCGTGCAGAAAATATTTTCATCACTTATAATACAGACACGGATCTTTTCGGGAATAAAGAGAAAAGCCGTTTTGTAACGCAATTGCTGCACGAACTCCCGCTCGTTAATAAAAAAGTAACAATTCATGAAACTGTTTTCGCTGCCGGAGATCCGGAAGGAGAAACAGTGTTTGCGCCGATCGTGATCCCGAAAGATAATGATGTGCGGAAAAAGCTGGATGCTGTTTCACAGAAAGGATTTTCTCCTTCTTCGCTCAATACTTACCTGCAATGTGCGCTCCGGTTTTATTTCCGTTACGTGGCGCACATTAAAGAAAGCGATGATGTGGAAGAGATCATTGGTGATAACACGATGGGAACGATCATTCACCGGACACTGGAGGAATTGTACAAACCGGCACTCGGCAAAAATCTTGACACTGCTTTTTACACGCAGGCGCTTGTACGTGCGGAAGAAGTTTGCAATGCTGCATTCCGCCGTGAATTCGGATCGGAAGGATCTTCTACCGGGAAAAATTTGCTTGCGAAAAAAATTGCATTGCGTTACGTTCAGTCTTTTCTTGGAAAAGAACTGGAGAATTCTGCTTCGGAAAAATTAAAACTCGAGGGACTGGAAAAAGAACTTAAGGCAGTACTCGAGATCAACGGAAAAAAAATACTTGTAACCGGTAAAGCTGACCGCATTGACAAAAACGATTGCACCGTTCGCATCATTGATTACAAAACAGGAAAAACAGAATGGAGAGAATTAAGGTTTGAGGAAACTTCCGAACTGAAAAATGATATTCTTCTCGCGAAAAGTTTCCAGCTCATGACGTACGCATGGCTGTACAAGAAAAATAATCCGCAAACAGAAAATATTATTTCCGGAATTATTTCGTTCAGAAACCTGAAAGAAGGACTCATGCATGTGCAGACGGCCGCCGGAGAATTGCCAGACTCTGCAATGCTCGATCAATTCGGGGAAATGCTGAAAGAAATTATCAGTGAAATCCTGGATGCTGGCAGATCATTCGCGCAGACCCCTGAAGTGAAGCGATGCAGGAACTGCGATTATAAAAATATTTGTGGGAGGGAATGAATATTAAAAATCGAGAATATCTTTCAAGGGAATATCAAGTGCTTTGGCAATTTCCAATAAGTAATACGCAGACGGATTGATCTTACCGTTTTCAACACGTTCTATACTCTGGGGATCTTTCCCGCACGCGTGTGCGAGTTGAGTTTGAGAAAATCCCTTCATTTCCCTTAGTTCAACAATTCTATTGCCAAGTTTTTTCAGAAACCTCTCTTTGTTCATTGCCAGTCATTGCAGACATCAAAGGGAGGTCAGAAGTCAAAAATTATTTTCAACGGATGCGTTGATATTCTATTTTTTTATTATGTTTGTTAACATCACAATTAGAAACAACAGTTCAAGAAATATTTTTAATAGGATAGGCGCGCATCCCCCGCGCGGCCGATCCTGTCTCGCTTAAAACGCGGGATTCAGGGGTGACGCTAAGAAGACCCTTTTGGCGCTCACCTGATTTTTTTTCTTTCTGATTTTTTAATCAGGATGAAACAGTAACAAAGTTCTTCCGCTTTAAAACCGGAAATGTTTGGTAGTTGACGAGGATTTTTCTCACGTGGTCGGATCGCATTTTATTAGAATTCTCACAGGCATGAATAGCTTATGCTGTTTTTGTTTGCTTTCAATAATTAAAAATAAAACCAATGACCCTCAAACAAAACCGATCCCGAAAAATCAGAATACACACGTATTTATTCCTGCTTGCGACAATGTTATTGTCGCCGCGAGTGAATTTCGGGCAGACCATGTCTGTTCCTTCATCTTACATCACTCTCGGACAAAACGATTCATGTTTTGCATTTACGAGTTCAAATTCTGATAACTGGTTTAAGTTTACCGCTCCACTTTCAGCGCTTGAATTTGATCTGAGTAATACCACTTCTTCCGGTTTCGATAGCGTTGCCTTCTGGAAATCTACCGGGGGTGATATTACTTTCGTGAATTCAGGAGTGAAAACCGGCGATGAAAATACGTTAGTTGATACAGCATTATCTACCGACAGTATTTATTGGATTTATGTTCGCAAGGTTGGTACGGTAAGTTGTACGGCGAATAATTGTATTTCCTTCAAATCGTCTTTTATGGTTGTATTTTGCGGAACAGGATGTCCGTCGGTTTTGTATGATAGCACCAACACGTGCGAGTTAGTTT
This window contains:
- a CDS encoding helix-turn-helix transcriptional regulator; this translates as MNKERFLKKLGNRIVELREMKGFSQTQLAHACGKDPQSIERVENGKINPSAYYLLEIAKALDIPLKDILDF
- a CDS encoding (Fe-S)-binding protein — protein: MIVDLFIPCFVDQLFPDTALNMVKVLERVGCGVNYDHEQTCCGQPAHNAGYWDHCKEVGEKFIKEFQNDRYIVSPSATCTGFVKNHYGDLFQNSVLHNQCRQVQKNIFEFSDFLVNVLKITDLGAKMEGVAVYHDSCSALREYAHANDARLGGASPSVPRPNGLSEPAGAQGIHREPRLLLSKVRGLELREMNQWDVCCGFGGMFSTKYENLASGMAQQKLKHAEEAGAELIISTDLSCLLHLDGLIKKQNKQMKLMHLVDVLVQGWE
- a CDS encoding MFS transporter gives rise to the protein MSEKGDPKIIRAWTFYDWANSVYPLVISSAVFPIYYDKVTKADLGGMIDVFGRHFTNSELYSYVAAISYLLVAISSPVLSGIADYSGSKKRFLQFFCFLGAGCCMLLSFFSTTHILLSMLALLFASVGYWGSLVFYNAYLPEIAPAEDQDRVSAKGFSMGYIGSSLLLILILVLAVFTHVIPQVKYTFLLVGIWWIGFAQITFRRLPKSKRENEASRRGNIVTKGYKELMIVFRDILTRKQLRRFLGSYFMYNMGVQTVMIMAVLFATKAIDWQSSGDIENAIKQVQTDPKNIFTGGYEKIDTKDIHGDVLALIKLNRKLPDTLSPASEKTAIITNIGRLQSDIDKDGKGTGDLRLSEGYKDYLYEIYDGTENLADSHKTQSLIISILLIQFLGIAGAVIMSRLSRVVGNLKTIGFVILLWIIICFCTWKFVYTPMGFYVIAASVGLVMGGIQSMSRSTYSKMLPETEDNASYFSFFDVSEKIGLAIGTTTFGLIEGVTGGIRNSVLSIVVTFVLGFLLLLRVPKSAAVR
- a CDS encoding PD-(D/E)XK nuclease family protein, whose protein sequence is MESFLDKVAEYILRISNGDPGNTCVVTTNRRAGLFLGKKIASKIKEPVWSPDIYAIEDLVWELSGMKKADLAEQLFILYGVYRDSEKEKAESFDLFCKWAPSLLSDFNECDAHLADTKKLFGNLSDIRNIENWSLGQTELTDFQKQYVHFWASIGKWYGGFRNALEKKKLANTGLASRYVAENISSLIPGDKWKKIIFTGFNALTPAEEKMITVLRGAGLAEILWDADRYYLEDKTQEAGKFLRDHRKNLFAAKNGQPQDFIHVEDHLSSSEKKITVAGVARNVSQAKAAAWFIDQVPENIRYSPETAIVLADENLLLPLLNNIPGHGPINITMGFPFRNMPVAGFVNAIFRLHENADRFNIHSREGELKFYHADLERIFRHPYFRSLCANKNIPSELTSFLTRSNSVFCTRSSLEEVLQKKNISSGVPELFLHTWKNVQEAIFAFLRIISELRVAFAGEEENKHVELENIFLLWQLLHRVQTLFSSYTMGQDTKVFRAVLEQQIAAASLPFYGEPLEGLQVMGFLETRTLDFKNVVLLSANENILPAAKNNSTFIIYELRKAFGLPTFHDRDAVTAYNFYRLLQRAENIFITYNTDTDLFGNKEKSRFVTQLLHELPLVNKKVTIHETVFAAGDPEGETVFAPIVIPKDNDVRKKLDAVSQKGFSPSSLNTYLQCALRFYFRYVAHIKESDDVEEIIGDNTMGTIIHRTLEELYKPALGKNLDTAFYTQALVRAEEVCNAAFRREFGSEGSSTGKNLLAKKIALRYVQSFLGKELENSASEKLKLEGLEKELKAVLEINGKKILVTGKADRIDKNDCTVRIIDYKTGKTEWRELRFEETSELKNDILLAKSFQLMTYAWLYKKNNPQTENIISGIISFRNLKEGLMHVQTAAGELPDSAMLDQFGEMLKEIISEILDAGRSFAQTPEVKRCRNCDYKNICGRE